Proteins encoded in a region of the Mesoflavibacter profundi genome:
- the pdhA gene encoding pyruvate dehydrogenase (acetyl-transferring) E1 component subunit alpha, whose product MQKITKETYLKWYEDMLFWRKFEDKLAAVYIQQKVRGFLHLYNGQEAVLAGALHAMDLTKDKMITAYRNHVQPIGMGVDPKRVMAELYGKATGTSQGLGGSMHIFSKEHRFYGGHGIVGGQIPLGAGIAFGDKYHNSDAVTICCFGDGAARQGSLHESFNLAMLWNLPVVFVCENNGYAMGTSVERTANHTDIWKLGLGYEMPCGPVDGMNPIKVAEAFDEAIQRARKGGGPTFLEVKTYRYRGHSMSDAQHYRTKEEVEEYKKIDPITQVKDIILENNYATEDEIKQIDKRVKKLVSECEKFAEESPFPDKSVMYDSVYEQEDYPFIQHKL is encoded by the coding sequence ATGCAAAAAATAACTAAAGAAACGTATTTAAAATGGTATGAAGACATGCTATTTTGGAGGAAGTTTGAAGATAAACTAGCAGCAGTTTACATTCAACAAAAAGTTAGAGGTTTTTTACACCTTTATAATGGTCAAGAAGCAGTATTAGCAGGTGCTTTACATGCAATGGATTTGACTAAAGATAAGATGATAACTGCTTATCGTAACCATGTACAGCCTATAGGAATGGGTGTAGATCCAAAAAGAGTAATGGCAGAGCTTTATGGTAAAGCAACTGGTACATCTCAAGGATTAGGTGGATCTATGCATATATTTTCTAAAGAACACCGTTTTTATGGTGGTCATGGTATTGTTGGAGGACAAATACCTTTAGGAGCAGGTATTGCTTTTGGTGATAAATATCACAATAGCGATGCAGTAACAATTTGCTGTTTTGGTGATGGTGCTGCACGTCAAGGTTCATTACACGAATCATTTAACTTAGCAATGTTATGGAATTTACCTGTTGTGTTTGTTTGTGAAAACAATGGATATGCAATGGGTACATCTGTAGAGCGTACAGCAAATCATACAGATATCTGGAAACTAGGTTTAGGGTACGAGATGCCTTGTGGACCAGTAGATGGAATGAATCCAATTAAAGTTGCAGAAGCTTTTGACGAAGCTATCCAACGTGCCAGAAAAGGTGGCGGACCAACATTTTTAGAAGTAAAAACGTACCGTTATAGAGGTCACTCTATGTCCGATGCGCAACATTACCGTACTAAAGAAGAAGTAGAAGAATACAAAAAAATAGATCCTATAACTCAGGTTAAGGATATTATTTTAGAGAATAATTACGCTACAGAAGACGAGATCAAACAAATTGATAAACGTGTTAAAAAATTAGTTTCTGAATGCGAAAAATTTGCTGAAGAATCTCCATTCCCAGATAAAAGTGTAATGTACGATTCTGTTTACGAGCAAGAAGATTATCCATTTATACAACACAAATTATAA
- the cdd gene encoding cytidine deaminase: MKEIKIETTLQVFDHLNDTPKDVQDLMAKAIEARDKAYAPYSKFNVGAALLLENNQIITGSNQENASYPSGLCAERTAIYFAGAQHPDQKIVRMAISAGSKIHPTITPIPPCGACRQAISEYENKQNLPIEIYFMGETGKVVKSDSLANLLPLGFDRSVL, translated from the coding sequence ATGAAAGAAATAAAAATAGAAACCACTTTACAGGTTTTTGATCATCTAAACGATACACCAAAAGATGTTCAAGATTTAATGGCAAAAGCAATCGAAGCAAGAGATAAAGCTTATGCGCCTTATTCTAAATTTAATGTTGGAGCAGCGTTATTGTTAGAAAATAATCAAATAATAACAGGAAGTAATCAAGAAAATGCCTCTTATCCGTCAGGATTATGTGCAGAGCGAACAGCAATATATTTTGCAGGAGCACAACATCCAGATCAAAAAATAGTAAGAATGGCAATATCTGCAGGATCAAAAATACATCCTACAATAACGCCAATTCCACCTTGTGGAGCTTGTCGTCAAGCTATATCAGAATACGAAAACAAACAAAATCTACCTATAGAAATATACTTTATGGGAGAGACAGGTAAGGTTGTTAAATCAGACTCGTTAGCCAATTTATTACCATTAGGTTTTGATAGAAGCGTGCTATAA
- the porV gene encoding type IX secretion system outer membrane channel protein PorV, whose amino-acid sequence MKNKILIALSFCLTLSGFAQDNVVINPSDTRVITTGVPFLLIAPDARAAALGDMGVATSVDAFSQQWNASKYTFSEDQSGVAVSYTPYLSKLVNDIFLGNVTYFNRINEQSAVAASFKYFSLGDIEFVEDEFSEALIQRPNEFTLDLSYGLRLSDQYGMAVTMRYLRSDLKLNTGNNDASAASTFGVDISGFYQSEEQAYSDFNGRWRGGFAIQNIGPKFKYDEAGQENFQPTNLRLGAGFDFIFDEYNKLGVTAEFSKLLVPTPPQYGFIDTNGDGEQTNDDPATPDVDESEPTQIVAGKDNDVPFLSGIFQSFGDAPGGFKEEMQEITYALGAEYVYQDAFALRAGYFHESETKGARKFFALGAGFKYNVLNLDMSYLFSSAKVPSPLEGTLRFSLTFNLGAGNYDEY is encoded by the coding sequence ATGAAAAATAAAATATTAATAGCGCTTTCTTTTTGCTTAACATTAAGTGGATTTGCGCAGGATAACGTAGTAATCAATCCAAGTGATACAAGGGTAATAACTACAGGAGTTCCTTTTTTATTAATTGCACCAGACGCTAGAGCTGCTGCTTTAGGTGATATGGGAGTAGCTACATCTGTAGATGCGTTTTCGCAACAATGGAATGCTTCAAAATATACTTTTTCAGAAGATCAATCTGGTGTTGCAGTAAGTTATACACCGTATTTAAGTAAATTAGTTAACGATATTTTCTTAGGTAATGTAACTTATTTTAATAGAATTAACGAGCAAAGTGCTGTCGCAGCAAGTTTTAAATACTTTTCTTTAGGAGATATAGAATTTGTTGAAGACGAGTTTTCTGAAGCATTAATTCAACGTCCAAACGAATTCACATTAGATTTATCTTACGGATTAAGATTAAGTGATCAATACGGTATGGCAGTAACTATGCGCTATTTAAGATCAGATTTAAAACTTAATACAGGAAATAACGATGCAAGTGCAGCAAGTACTTTTGGAGTAGATATTTCTGGATTTTATCAAAGTGAAGAACAAGCTTACAGTGATTTTAATGGACGTTGGCGAGGTGGATTTGCAATCCAAAATATTGGACCAAAATTTAAATATGACGAGGCTGGACAAGAAAACTTTCAGCCAACAAATTTAAGATTAGGTGCTGGTTTTGATTTTATTTTTGACGAGTATAATAAACTTGGTGTAACTGCCGAGTTTTCAAAACTATTAGTTCCTACGCCACCACAATATGGTTTTATCGATACAAATGGAGATGGAGAACAAACTAACGATGATCCAGCAACACCAGATGTAGACGAAAGCGAACCTACACAAATTGTAGCAGGAAAAGATAACGATGTGCCTTTCTTATCAGGGATTTTTCAATCATTTGGTGATGCGCCAGGTGGATTTAAAGAAGAAATGCAAGAGATAACCTATGCATTAGGAGCAGAATATGTTTACCAAGATGCATTTGCTTTAAGAGCAGGATATTTTCATGAAAGTGAAACTAAAGGTGCAAGAAAGTTTTTTGCTTTGGGAGCAGGATTTAAATACAACGTATTAAATTTAGATATGTCCTACTTGTTTTCTTCAGCAAAAGTGCCAAGTCCTTTAGAAGGTACATTAAGATTCTCTTTAACTTTTAACTTAGGCGCAGGAAATTACGACGAGTATTAA
- the porU gene encoding type IX secretion system sortase PorU → MKKIILITLLLFCSILFSQQKNIVLNWDGYQTMKADTYSVTVPHFLPKENFDFNIDQGVFYVNQWISDLPVNENTVTLNNLAFQTVSREELKGLKLSSIPDTLEYSLKNSKGRLKNYVVFKLKPYVKDGNTIKRVTSFVLNYSNQNNNQRSFSANQAITNSVLSTGSWYKFQVETSGVHILNKDFLSQLGINVNNLDPRTIKIYGNGGMMMPFTNTGNYPLDPQENAIKVIGEQDGVFNDNDYILFYAEGPTADVDQQNINTNINPYSDRTVYYINIGSGNGKRIQAYNQPTGNADQIFTTFQDYKYHEIDDVNLVFVGRRWFGEDFSVENNQSFNFNFPNLVADQPVRLKVYTAASAPTTTNFSVSVNNNSVGVINISSSNPADGVYASGGSFNNDINVTSDNISVTLDYNNQGVPSASAYLDYISIKATRQLQFTGNQFKFYNQNAFQGTGIAQYSLGNASQVQEIWNITDLYNVSTVVNQNADQTFSFNTNLGEENKFVAVTSQNYYVPIALENSTVVNQNLKGTIFLNENGAFEDVDYLMLTTTSHLAQAQRLAQINRDKYGYRVKVVTLGKIYAEFSSGNPDIAGIRNFVKYIYDNASTNANKLKYLCIFGDSSFDYKGRVSSNTYNFPTWNAYSSFNLSNSFISDDFYGYLDQGEGNLDAFNNANKLDLAVGRIVADSPQLAKDMVDKVVAYYSQAALGSWRNNFVVISDDVDEEWEATLQETTDLVADEVSDNKPFINVTKIHTDAYQQEASAGGDRYPEVTEAISNAIEKGALVVDYFGHGGEDGLAFERIYQKPNVQALNNECKLNIFITVTCEFTRFDNPLRETAGELIYWNKNAGAIGLITTTRQIFVTVGRDFNKILKEYLFSYSDNDTYSDHEYPSVAEALRLAKNDPSFTSSQKNLAFFIGDPGLHLSIPQPNIRLTRINDVPIDQETDVLQALGYAKLAGEVTDINGNILTDYNGTLTATIFDKEIERQTLGNDNTSDANGVIILDYNTLGALVFRGQASITNGQFEFDFIVPKDIGIPVGTGKVSFYAVKENSLLDKTGASLNTLKIGGINPNAAEDNIGPTIQLYMNDETFVSGGITNESPMLLAKLQDENGINTASGIGHDIVAILDGDEVNPYILNDYYIADVDDYTKGSLSFPFRNLEPGLHTLTVKGWDVYNNSSTTEIQFVVFKENEDLVLTNVLNYPNPFVNYTEFWFSHNSSETLNISVQIFTISGKLVRTLNGSTDSGNKSCCGSTTAGTSRDIIWDGRDDFGQKIGKGTYIYKLKVHSPSTNKTAEKIEKLVIL, encoded by the coding sequence ATGAAAAAGATTATACTAATCACACTTTTACTTTTTTGCTCTATATTATTTTCTCAGCAAAAAAACATAGTACTTAATTGGGATGGTTATCAAACCATGAAGGCAGATACTTATTCTGTTACTGTACCTCATTTTTTACCTAAAGAAAATTTTGATTTTAATATCGATCAAGGTGTTTTTTACGTAAATCAATGGATTAGTGATTTACCAGTTAATGAAAATACTGTGACTTTAAATAACTTAGCATTTCAAACAGTTTCTAGAGAAGAATTAAAAGGATTAAAACTTTCTTCTATACCTGATACACTGGAGTATTCGTTAAAAAACAGTAAAGGTAGATTAAAAAATTATGTTGTTTTTAAGCTTAAACCATACGTAAAAGACGGTAATACAATAAAACGCGTAACTTCTTTTGTTTTAAACTATTCTAATCAAAATAATAACCAAAGAAGTTTTAGTGCAAATCAAGCTATTACAAATTCAGTTTTATCTACTGGTAGTTGGTATAAATTTCAAGTAGAAACTTCAGGTGTACATATTCTTAATAAAGATTTTTTAAGTCAGTTAGGAATAAATGTTAATAATCTTGATCCTAGGACTATCAAGATTTATGGAAATGGAGGAATGATGATGCCATTTACAAACACAGGTAATTACCCATTAGATCCGCAAGAAAATGCTATTAAAGTTATAGGTGAGCAAGATGGTGTTTTTAATGATAACGATTATATTCTTTTTTATGCCGAAGGACCAACTGCAGATGTAGATCAACAAAATATAAATACCAATATTAACCCTTATAGTGATAGAACAGTTTATTATATAAATATAGGTTCTGGTAATGGAAAAAGAATACAAGCCTACAATCAACCAACTGGAAATGCAGACCAAATTTTTACAACATTTCAAGATTATAAATACCATGAGATTGATGATGTAAATTTAGTTTTTGTAGGAAGAAGATGGTTTGGAGAAGACTTTAGCGTAGAAAATAACCAATCGTTTAATTTTAATTTTCCAAATTTGGTTGCTGATCAACCAGTAAGATTAAAAGTATATACTGCTGCATCTGCACCTACAACAACTAATTTTTCGGTTAGTGTAAATAATAATTCTGTTGGAGTTATTAATATTTCTAGTTCCAATCCTGCAGATGGTGTTTATGCATCTGGAGGAAGTTTTAATAACGATATAAATGTTACTTCAGATAACATTTCAGTTACATTAGATTACAACAATCAAGGTGTGCCAAGTGCAAGTGCGTACTTAGATTACATTTCTATTAAAGCTACAAGACAATTACAATTTACAGGAAATCAGTTTAAGTTTTATAACCAAAATGCTTTTCAAGGAACGGGAATTGCACAATATTCTTTAGGTAATGCAAGTCAAGTTCAAGAAATTTGGAATATTACAGATCTTTATAATGTAAGTACGGTTGTAAACCAAAATGCAGATCAAACATTTTCTTTTAATACTAATTTAGGAGAAGAAAATAAGTTTGTAGCAGTTACTTCTCAAAATTATTATGTGCCAATAGCTCTAGAAAACAGTACAGTTGTAAATCAAAATTTAAAAGGAACCATTTTTTTAAATGAAAATGGAGCATTTGAAGACGTAGATTATTTAATGTTAACCACGACATCTCATTTAGCTCAAGCCCAAAGATTAGCTCAAATTAACCGAGATAAATATGGGTATAGAGTTAAAGTAGTAACCTTAGGAAAAATTTATGCTGAATTTTCCTCTGGAAATCCAGATATAGCAGGTATTAGAAATTTTGTTAAATACATTTACGATAACGCAAGTACTAATGCTAACAAATTAAAATACTTATGCATTTTTGGAGATTCTTCTTTTGATTATAAAGGAAGAGTATCTTCCAATACATATAATTTTCCAACTTGGAATGCCTATAGTAGTTTTAATCTTTCCAATTCATTTATTTCAGACGATTTTTATGGCTATTTAGATCAAGGTGAAGGTAATCTAGACGCATTTAATAACGCCAATAAGCTAGATTTAGCAGTTGGACGTATTGTTGCAGATTCGCCTCAATTAGCAAAAGATATGGTAGATAAAGTAGTCGCTTACTATTCTCAAGCAGCACTAGGAAGTTGGAGAAATAATTTTGTAGTTATATCTGATGATGTAGATGAAGAATGGGAAGCTACCTTACAAGAAACTACAGATTTAGTAGCAGATGAAGTCTCAGATAACAAACCATTTATCAACGTTACAAAAATTCATACAGATGCTTATCAACAAGAAGCGTCTGCTGGAGGAGATAGATATCCTGAAGTTACAGAAGCTATATCCAATGCAATAGAAAAAGGAGCTTTAGTAGTAGATTATTTCGGACATGGAGGAGAAGATGGATTAGCTTTTGAGCGTATCTATCAAAAACCAAATGTACAAGCATTAAATAACGAATGTAAGTTAAATATTTTTATAACAGTTACATGTGAGTTTACTAGATTTGATAACCCATTAAGAGAAACTGCAGGCGAGCTAATTTATTGGAATAAAAATGCTGGAGCAATTGGATTAATAACAACAACGCGACAAATATTTGTTACTGTTGGTAGAGATTTTAATAAAATTTTAAAAGAATATTTGTTCTCTTACAGCGATAATGATACTTATTCAGATCACGAATATCCAAGTGTTGCAGAAGCATTAAGGTTAGCAAAAAATGATCCGTCGTTTACCTCTTCGCAAAAAAATCTAGCATTCTTTATTGGCGATCCAGGTTTACATCTATCCATACCACAACCTAATATTCGTTTAACAAGAATTAATGATGTGCCAATAGATCAAGAAACAGATGTTTTACAAGCATTAGGTTATGCTAAGTTAGCTGGTGAAGTTACAGATATAAACGGAAATATACTTACAGATTATAACGGAACATTAACAGCAACTATTTTTGACAAAGAGATAGAGCGTCAAACTTTAGGAAACGATAATACATCAGATGCAAACGGTGTAATAATATTAGATTACAATACATTAGGTGCATTAGTATTTAGAGGTCAAGCATCTATAACTAATGGTCAATTTGAATTTGATTTTATAGTGCCTAAAGATATTGGAATTCCTGTAGGTACAGGTAAAGTTAGTTTTTATGCAGTTAAAGAAAACTCGTTATTAGACAAAACAGGAGCTAGTTTAAATACCTTAAAAATTGGAGGAATAAATCCTAATGCAGCCGAAGATAATATTGGTCCAACTATACAATTGTATATGAATGATGAAACCTTTGTTTCTGGAGGAATAACTAATGAGTCACCAATGCTACTTGCAAAACTACAAGATGAAAACGGGATAAATACAGCAAGTGGAATTGGTCATGATATTGTAGCAATTTTAGATGGAGATGAGGTTAATCCTTACATTTTAAACGATTATTACATTGCAGATGTAGACGATTATACAAAAGGATCATTATCTTTTCCTTTCAGAAATTTAGAGCCAGGTTTACATACATTAACAGTAAAAGGTTGGGATGTTTATAATAACTCTTCAACTACCGAAATTCAATTTGTAGTTTTCAAAGAAAATGAAGATTTGGTACTAACCAACGTTTTAAATTATCCAAACCCATTTGTAAATTATACCGAATTTTGGTTTAGCCATAATAGTTCAGAAACATTAAATATTTCAGTTCAAATATTTACAATTTCAGGGAAGTTGGTTAGAACATTAAACGGTTCTACAGATTCTGGAAATAAATCGTGTTGTGGATCAACTACAGCAGGAACATCTAGAGATATAATTTGGGATGGAAGAGATGATTTTGGTCAAAAAATAGGAAAAGGTACTTATATTTACAAACTAAAGGTACATTCACCTTCAACAAATAAAACAGCAGAAAAAATAGAGAAACTTGTAATACTTTAA
- the gldJ gene encoding gliding motility lipoprotein GldJ has product MNMKKVIVSRLFLALAVSLTLVGCKRSGGGSNTSRATGWDINSKDGGFQYNTKFKEQETAPGLVFVEGGTFTMGRVQDDVMHDWNNTPNQQHVQSFYMDETEVTNKMYLEYLDWIKRTYPPEEENFRAIYNGVLPDTLVWRNRLGYNEVMTENYLRHPGYGEYPVVGVSWIQAVEFANWRTDRVNEYQLQKNGYLKQGSELEATADANFSTDTYINSPTQTFGGNEEVLRGGKLKPQTNAAGEEINVYATRETGLISPKYRLPTEAEWEYAALGLSEVRSYNVYRGRKKYPWDGQYTRSGKRKIKGDQLANFKQGKGDYGGIAGWSDDGADITAQVKSYDPNDFGLYDMAGNVAEWVADVYRPIVDDEFNDFNYYRGNVYTKNVITEEGTVKVVTTDEIVFDTLPNGDIVARDLPGEIATQPVDEKETYLRTNFDRSDNRNFRDGDVQSSRYYSDFDEDEGEASTDEFTRKMYNSPKHNIEVDSSGKFIREYDKSSRRTSLINDEVRVYKGGSWKDREYWLDPAQRRYYPQNMATDYIGFRCAMSRVGSKSKGQRKTKN; this is encoded by the coding sequence ATGAATATGAAAAAAGTAATTGTATCAAGGTTATTTTTAGCACTTGCAGTCTCTTTAACCTTGGTTGGTTGTAAAAGATCTGGTGGTGGCTCTAACACATCAAGAGCAACTGGTTGGGATATTAACTCTAAAGATGGTGGTTTTCAATACAACACCAAATTTAAAGAGCAAGAAACAGCTCCAGGATTAGTCTTTGTAGAAGGTGGTACTTTTACAATGGGTAGAGTTCAAGACGATGTAATGCACGATTGGAACAATACACCAAACCAACAACATGTACAATCTTTTTACATGGATGAAACGGAAGTTACCAACAAAATGTACTTAGAGTATCTTGATTGGATTAAAAGAACTTATCCGCCAGAAGAAGAAAACTTTAGAGCAATTTACAACGGTGTTTTACCAGATACTTTAGTTTGGAGAAATAGATTAGGATATAACGAAGTAATGACTGAAAACTATTTACGTCATCCTGGTTATGGAGAATATCCAGTAGTTGGTGTAAGTTGGATTCAAGCTGTAGAGTTTGCTAATTGGAGAACTGACCGTGTTAACGAATATCAATTACAAAAAAATGGATATTTAAAACAAGGTAGCGAATTAGAAGCAACAGCAGATGCTAATTTTAGTACAGATACATACATTAATAGTCCAACTCAAACTTTTGGAGGAAACGAAGAAGTTTTAAGAGGTGGAAAATTAAAACCACAAACTAATGCTGCAGGAGAAGAAATTAATGTTTACGCAACTAGAGAAACAGGATTAATTTCACCTAAATACAGACTACCAACAGAAGCAGAATGGGAATATGCAGCTTTAGGATTATCTGAGGTAAGAAGTTACAACGTGTACAGAGGACGTAAAAAATATCCATGGGATGGACAATATACGCGTTCTGGAAAACGTAAAATTAAAGGTGATCAATTAGCTAACTTCAAGCAAGGTAAAGGAGATTACGGTGGAATTGCTGGTTGGTCTGACGATGGTGCAGATATTACAGCTCAAGTAAAATCTTACGATCCTAACGATTTTGGTTTATATGATATGGCTGGAAATGTTGCAGAATGGGTTGCCGATGTTTACAGACCTATAGTTGATGATGAATTTAATGACTTTAACTACTATAGAGGTAACGTTTATACTAAAAACGTAATAACAGAAGAAGGTACAGTTAAAGTTGTAACAACAGACGAAATTGTATTTGACACTTTACCAAACGGAGATATAGTAGCAAGAGATTTACCAGGTGAAATAGCTACTCAACCTGTTGACGAAAAAGAAACTTATTTAAGAACTAACTTTGATAGAAGTGATAACAGAAACTTCAGAGATGGAGATGTGCAATCTTCAAGATACTACAGTGATTTTGATGAAGACGAAGGTGAAGCATCTACAGATGAGTTTACAAGAAAAATGTACAACTCTCCAAAACATAACATAGAAGTTGATTCTTCAGGAAAATTCATTAGAGAGTACGATAAGTCAAGCAGACGTACTTCATTAATTAATGATGAAGTAAGAGTTTACAAAGGAGGATCTTGGAAAGATAGAGAGTACTGGTTAGATCCTGCACAAAGACGTTATTATCCACAAAATATGGCTACAGATTACATTGGTTTTAGATGTGCTATGTCAAGAGTTGGATCTAAGTCTAAAGGTCAAAGAAAGACTAAAAACTAA
- a CDS encoding UDP-N-acetylmuramoyl-tripeptide--D-alanyl-D-alanine ligase has product MTIQELHQLFLYSSGISTDTRKITKNCLFFSLSGDNFNGNTFANQALTNGAKYAIVDQEEYKTNSNTILVKNSLETLQKLANYHRRYLGLKIIALTGSNGKTTTKELINTVLAKKYNTIATVGNLNNHIGVPLTLLSMNKDTEIGIVEMGANHQKEIAFLCKIAEPDYGYITNFGKAHLEGFGGVDGIIKGKSELYDYLIENNKTIFYNIDDEIQKNKLKLYQKTICFTSTESECENHIKLIEVNPFVNYSFNNIKVESKLIGSYNFTNLCAATTIGKYFSIENIDIKTAIENYIPNNNRSQIIENGSNKIILDAYNANPSSMEVALDNLNKLSDKTKIAILGDMFELGKDAEIEHQNIADLCSKFNLNKVFLIGNHFNNISTSDSKIIKFQTLESFEENFIPFKNSTILIKGSRGMALERILKLLK; this is encoded by the coding sequence ATGACAATACAAGAATTACATCAACTATTTCTTTATAGCTCTGGAATAAGCACAGACACAAGAAAAATAACTAAAAATTGCTTATTCTTTTCTTTAAGTGGAGATAACTTTAACGGAAATACTTTTGCAAATCAAGCATTAACAAATGGTGCAAAGTATGCAATTGTAGATCAGGAAGAATATAAAACAAATAGCAATACCATTTTAGTTAAAAATAGTCTTGAAACATTACAAAAGTTAGCAAACTATCATAGAAGATACCTTGGCTTAAAGATTATAGCGCTAACTGGAAGTAATGGCAAAACAACTACTAAAGAACTAATTAATACTGTCCTTGCTAAGAAATATAATACAATAGCAACTGTTGGAAATTTAAACAACCATATAGGCGTACCATTAACACTTCTATCAATGAATAAAGACACTGAAATTGGTATAGTAGAAATGGGTGCAAATCATCAAAAAGAAATCGCTTTTTTATGCAAAATAGCAGAGCCAGATTATGGGTATATCACTAATTTTGGAAAAGCACATTTAGAAGGTTTTGGTGGTGTAGATGGAATTATAAAAGGCAAGAGTGAATTATACGATTATTTAATTGAAAATAATAAAACTATATTTTATAATATTGATGATGAAATTCAAAAAAATAAATTAAAACTTTATCAAAAAACAATCTGTTTTACTTCAACTGAAAGTGAATGCGAAAACCATATAAAACTGATAGAAGTAAATCCATTTGTTAATTACTCTTTCAACAATATAAAAGTTGAATCTAAATTAATTGGATCTTATAACTTTACTAACCTTTGTGCTGCGACAACAATTGGTAAATATTTTAGCATTGAAAATATAGATATTAAAACTGCTATAGAAAATTATATTCCAAACAACAATAGATCTCAAATTATTGAAAATGGAAGTAACAAGATAATATTAGATGCTTACAACGCTAATCCGTCAAGTATGGAAGTAGCATTAGATAATTTAAATAAGCTATCTGACAAGACTAAAATAGCTATTCTAGGCGATATGTTCGAACTTGGTAAAGATGCAGAAATAGAACATCAAAACATCGCAGATTTATGCTCTAAATTTAATCTTAATAAAGTATTCTTGATAGGAAATCATTTTAATAACATCTCTACATCTGATAGTAAAATTATTAAATTCCAAACTCTAGAAAGTTTTGAAGAAAATTTTATTCCTTTTAAAAATTCAACAATACTTATAAAAGGATCACGAGGAATGGCTTTAGAAAGAATTTTAAAACTATTAAAATAA
- a CDS encoding bifunctional folylpolyglutamate synthase/dihydrofolate synthase codes for MTYQETVNWMFTQLPMYQKQGKTAFKKDLTNTLLLANHLNNPQHKFKSIHVAGTNGKGSSSHMLASVLQEAGYKVGLYTSPHLKDFRERIKVNGVEVSKQFVIGFIKRNRSFFEVNPLSFFEMTVGMAFDYFAKQKVDIAIIEVGLGGRLDSTNIITPEVSLITNIGYDHTQFLGNTLPLIASEKAGIIKPNIPVVISETQKEIETVFEDIANQNNSKIFFADQSEIKTYPTDLIGDYQQKNIKGVLKVIEILKQKNYKISNLNIKSGLLNTVLNTGLKGRWQILQNNPKVICDTAHNYEGLKITINQLLKEQYDNLHIVFGVVDDKDLTKIWSLLPKNAKYYICKPDVPRGMSEKKLLSQFLELNFDANSYSSVNEASNAAISQALPTDVVYIGGSTFVVAEIF; via the coding sequence ATGACATATCAAGAGACTGTTAATTGGATGTTTACTCAGCTTCCAATGTACCAAAAGCAAGGTAAAACAGCATTCAAAAAAGATTTAACTAACACATTGTTGTTAGCTAATCACTTAAATAATCCGCAACATAAATTTAAATCTATCCATGTAGCTGGTACTAACGGTAAAGGATCTAGCAGTCATATGCTAGCATCTGTTTTACAAGAAGCTGGTTATAAAGTAGGCTTGTATACGTCACCCCATTTAAAAGATTTTAGAGAACGAATTAAGGTTAACGGAGTAGAAGTAAGTAAGCAGTTTGTAATCGGTTTTATTAAAAGAAATAGATCTTTTTTTGAAGTAAATCCATTATCTTTTTTTGAAATGACCGTTGGTATGGCGTTTGACTATTTTGCAAAACAAAAAGTAGATATTGCCATAATAGAAGTAGGTTTAGGTGGACGATTAGATTCAACAAATATAATTACTCCAGAAGTATCTTTAATAACTAATATTGGGTATGATCACACACAGTTTCTTGGTAATACGTTACCATTAATAGCTTCAGAAAAAGCAGGTATAATAAAACCTAACATTCCTGTAGTGATTAGTGAAACTCAAAAAGAAATAGAAACAGTTTTTGAAGACATTGCAAATCAAAATAATTCTAAAATATTCTTTGCAGATCAATCTGAAATAAAAACATATCCTACAGATTTAATTGGTGATTACCAGCAGAAAAATATAAAAGGTGTATTAAAAGTAATAGAAATTCTAAAACAGAAAAACTATAAAATCTCTAATTTAAATATAAAATCAGGATTGCTTAATACTGTTTTGAATACAGGATTAAAAGGAAGATGGCAGATATTACAAAACAATCCTAAGGTTATTTGTGATACAGCACATAACTATGAAGGTTTAAAAATTACAATCAATCAATTATTAAAAGAACAATATGATAATTTACATATTGTTTTTGGTGTTGTTGATGACAAGGATTTAACCAAAATTTGGTCATTATTACCTAAAAATGCAAAATATTATATATGTAAACCTGATGTTCCTCGAGGTATGTCAGAAAAAAAATTATTAAGCCAATTTTTAGAACTTAACTTTGACGCGAACAGTTATAGTTCTGTTAATGAGGCTAGTAATGCTGCTATTTCTCAAGCTTTACCTACAGATGTTGTATATATTGGAGGTAGTACATTTGTAGTTGCTGAAATTTTTTAA